Proteins encoded together in one Ipomoea triloba cultivar NCNSP0323 chromosome 4, ASM357664v1 window:
- the LOC116015366 gene encoding protein YLS3-like, with product MDPKILACLFLLQLLVLLGPASSDLAKDKDECADKLVALGPCLGYVNGVAKAPTQDCCSALKGVLDKGRKCLCLLVKDSNDPSLGFKINATLALGLPDRCSTPANISECPELLNLAPNSPDAKVFQDFVNSAKGSNTTSPAAPVKGSPSGGATSANVKSDGCKRKRLVEVNVAMGLFLYVFILIFNL from the exons ATGGATCCTAAGATTTTGGCATGCCTCTTCTTGCTGCAGCTGCTGGTGTTGTTAGGTCCGGCGAGCTCGGACTTGGCCAAGGACAAGGACGAGTGCGCGGACAAGCTGGTCGCCCTTGGGCCGTGCCTGGGCTATGTTAACGGCGTGGCGAAGGCTCCCACGCAGGACTGTTGTTCGGCGTTGAAGGGAGTGCTTGACAAGGGCAGGAAATGCCTGTGCTTGTTGGTGAAGGATAGCAATGATCCCAGCCTTGGCTTCAAGATTAATGCTACTCTTGCTTTAGGCCTCCCGGATAGGTGCAGTACACCAGCCAATATTTCCGAATGCCCTG AGCTCTTGAACTTGGCACCCAATTCACCAGACGCAAAGGTATTTCAAGACTTCGTCAACAGTGCTAAAGGAAGCAATACCACTTCTCCAGCAGCTCCAG TTAAAGGCAGCCCCAGCGGTGGAGCAACAAGTGCCAACGTTAAGAGTGATGGATGCAAAAGAAAGCGATTGGTGGAAGTTAATGTGGCTATGGGGCTGTTTCTCTATGTTTTTATTCTCATCTTCAATCTTTAA
- the LOC116015320 gene encoding uncharacterized protein LOC116015320, with amino-acid sequence MAFLPKQLSVLLFSLCLFRLSPAQDLVGLSIPLTALTDAHDVLAQYGLPKGLLPDVVESYDIADDGSFTVDLSTTCYVQFSNLVYYDKTITGKLSSGKIYDITGIQVKKAFIWLSVTGIDIVADSGELNFHVGFLSETLPASQFQTIHSCKSHLSSSSGESRVQIA; translated from the exons ATGGCGTTCCTTCCAAAGCAACTCTCCGTCCTCCTCTTCTCTCTCTGCCTCTTCCGCCTCTCTCCCGCACAAGATCTCGTCGGTCTATCCATTCCCTTAACCGCGCTCACGGATGCCCACGACGTCCTCGCTCAGTACGGCCTTCCGAAGGGTCTCCTACCCGACGTCGTCGAATCCTACGATATCGCCGACGACGGCTCCTTCACCGTCGACCTCTCCACCACCTGCTACGTTCAGTTCTCCAACCTCGTCTACTACGATAAGACCATCACCGGGAAGCTCAGTTCCGGCAAGATCTACGATATAACCGGGATTCAAGTCAAAAAGGCGTTCATTTGGCTCTCCGTGACCGGAATTGACATCGTCGCTGACTCCGGCGAGCTCAATTTCCACGTAGGGTTTCTCTCCGAGACCTTGCCTGCTTCCCAATTTCAGACCATACACTCTTGCAAATCGCACCTCTCTTCGAGTTCAG GTGAGAGCCGAGTTCAGATCGCTTGA
- the LOC116016657 gene encoding serine/threonine-protein phosphatase PP2A catalytic subunit-like isoform X1 has protein sequence MSSMDSVPSSAAHGNLDEQIAQLMQCKPLSEQEVRVLCEKAKEILMDESNVQPVKSPVTICGDIHGQFHDLAELFRIGGKCPNTNYLFMGDYVDRGYYSVETVTLLVALKVRYPQRITILRGNHESRQITQVYGFYDECLRKYGNANVWKIFTDLFDYFPLTALVESEIFCLHGGLSPSIETLDNIRNFDRVQEVPHEGPMCDLLWSDPDDRCGWGISPRGAGYTFGQDISEQFNHTNSLKLIARAHQLVMEGYNWAHDQKVVTIFSAPNYCYRCGNMASILEVDDCKGHTFIQFEPAPRRGEPDVTRRTPDYFL, from the exons ATGAGCAGCATGGATTCGGTGCCGTCGAGCGCTGCTCACGGGAATCTCGATGAACAGATTGCTCAGCTCATGCAGTGCAAACCCTTGTCAGAGCAAGAG GTGAGGGTGCTTTGTGAGAAAGCAAAAGAGATTCTGATGGATGAGAGCAATGTACAG CCTGTGAAAAGCCCTGTGACTATATGTGGCGATATTCATGGGCAGTTCCATGATCTTGCTGAGCTTTTCCGGATCGGTGGGAAG TGCCCAAATACCAATTATTTGTTCATGGGAGATTATGTGGATCGTGGATACTACTCTGTTGAGACGGTTACG CTGTTAGTGGCCCTCAAGGTGCGCTATCCacaaagaattacaattttgaGGGGAAATCATGAGAGTCGCCAG ATTACACAAGTTTATGGATTTTATGATGAATGCTTAAGGAA ATATGGTAATGCCAATGTCTGGAAGATTTTCACAGATCTGTTCGACTATTTTCCACTTACAGCATTG GTGGAGTCTGAAATATTTTGTCTCCATGGTGGTTTGTCTCCATCTATTGAAACCCTTGATAATATCCGTAATTTTGATCGTGTACAAGAAGTTCCACATGAAGGGCCAATGTGTGATCTTCTATGGTCTGATCCTGACGATCGTTGTGGTTGGGGTATATCACCCAGGGGTGCAGGTTATACATTTGGCCAA GACATATCAGAGCAATTTAACCATACTAACAGCTTGAAGCTTATTGCTAGAGCACACCAGCTGGTTATGGAGGGATATAACTGGGCTCAT GACCAGAAGGTTGTTACCATATTCAGTGCTCCTAATTATTGTTACCGATGTGGAAATATGGCATCCATACTGGAAGTTGATGACTGCAAAGGACACACTTTTATTCAG TTTGAACCAGCTCCAAGGAGAGGCGAGCCAGACGTAACCCGAAGAACACCAGATTACTTTCTATGA
- the LOC116016657 gene encoding serine/threonine-protein phosphatase PP2A catalytic subunit-like isoform X2, which produces MSSMDSVPSSAAHGNLDEQIAQLMQCKPLSEQEVRVLCEKAKEILMDESNVQPVKSPVTICGDIHGQFHDLAELFRIGGKLLVALKVRYPQRITILRGNHESRQITQVYGFYDECLRKYGNANVWKIFTDLFDYFPLTALVESEIFCLHGGLSPSIETLDNIRNFDRVQEVPHEGPMCDLLWSDPDDRCGWGISPRGAGYTFGQDISEQFNHTNSLKLIARAHQLVMEGYNWAHDQKVVTIFSAPNYCYRCGNMASILEVDDCKGHTFIQFEPAPRRGEPDVTRRTPDYFL; this is translated from the exons ATGAGCAGCATGGATTCGGTGCCGTCGAGCGCTGCTCACGGGAATCTCGATGAACAGATTGCTCAGCTCATGCAGTGCAAACCCTTGTCAGAGCAAGAG GTGAGGGTGCTTTGTGAGAAAGCAAAAGAGATTCTGATGGATGAGAGCAATGTACAG CCTGTGAAAAGCCCTGTGACTATATGTGGCGATATTCATGGGCAGTTCCATGATCTTGCTGAGCTTTTCCGGATCGGTGGGAAG CTGTTAGTGGCCCTCAAGGTGCGCTATCCacaaagaattacaattttgaGGGGAAATCATGAGAGTCGCCAG ATTACACAAGTTTATGGATTTTATGATGAATGCTTAAGGAA ATATGGTAATGCCAATGTCTGGAAGATTTTCACAGATCTGTTCGACTATTTTCCACTTACAGCATTG GTGGAGTCTGAAATATTTTGTCTCCATGGTGGTTTGTCTCCATCTATTGAAACCCTTGATAATATCCGTAATTTTGATCGTGTACAAGAAGTTCCACATGAAGGGCCAATGTGTGATCTTCTATGGTCTGATCCTGACGATCGTTGTGGTTGGGGTATATCACCCAGGGGTGCAGGTTATACATTTGGCCAA GACATATCAGAGCAATTTAACCATACTAACAGCTTGAAGCTTATTGCTAGAGCACACCAGCTGGTTATGGAGGGATATAACTGGGCTCAT GACCAGAAGGTTGTTACCATATTCAGTGCTCCTAATTATTGTTACCGATGTGGAAATATGGCATCCATACTGGAAGTTGATGACTGCAAAGGACACACTTTTATTCAG TTTGAACCAGCTCCAAGGAGAGGCGAGCCAGACGTAACCCGAAGAACACCAGATTACTTTCTATGA